From Vogesella sp. XCS3, the proteins below share one genomic window:
- a CDS encoding 4-hydroxyproline epimerase yields MAVTEFECIDGHTCGNPVRLVTKGAPPLAGNTQAERRQDFLARFDWMRTGLMFEPRGHAQMSGAFLHPPTRDDCDVAVLYIETSGCLPMCGHGTIGVVTMAIEHQLVTPRTPGVLNLDTPAGKVVAEYTQLGRKVQSVKLTNVPSFLLLRDVEVEIAALGRLKVDIAYGGNFYPIVEAQQNYRDMADYTPGQLVAMGNELRDYINTHYDIVHPLDATIRGVRHVQWTGAPKQAGSHAANAVLYGAAALDRSPCGTGTSARLAQRFGRGLMQPGDVLVHESLIGSQFTGTIEAVTEVAGMPAIIPGIAGWAMTTGYNRILLDDADPYVHGFVVG; encoded by the coding sequence ATGGCAGTGACGGAGTTTGAATGCATAGACGGCCACACCTGTGGCAACCCGGTACGGCTGGTGACCAAGGGCGCACCGCCACTGGCGGGCAACACCCAGGCCGAGCGGCGGCAGGACTTTCTGGCCCGCTTTGACTGGATGCGCACCGGGCTGATGTTCGAGCCACGCGGCCACGCCCAGATGTCCGGCGCCTTCCTGCACCCGCCCACCCGCGACGACTGCGACGTGGCGGTGCTGTACATCGAAACCAGCGGCTGTCTGCCCATGTGCGGCCACGGCACCATCGGCGTGGTGACCATGGCCATAGAACACCAGCTGGTAACACCGCGCACGCCAGGCGTACTGAACCTGGACACCCCCGCTGGCAAGGTGGTGGCCGAATACACCCAGCTTGGCCGCAAGGTGCAATCGGTGAAGCTGACCAACGTGCCGTCCTTCCTGCTGCTGCGCGATGTCGAGGTAGAAATCGCCGCGCTGGGCCGGCTAAAAGTGGATATCGCCTACGGTGGCAACTTCTACCCCATCGTGGAAGCGCAGCAAAACTACCGCGACATGGCCGACTACACCCCCGGCCAGCTGGTGGCGATGGGTAACGAGCTGCGCGACTACATCAACACCCACTACGACATCGTGCACCCGCTGGACGCCACCATCCGCGGCGTGCGCCACGTACAGTGGACCGGTGCCCCGAAGCAAGCCGGCTCGCACGCGGCCAACGCGGTGTTGTACGGCGCCGCCGCGCTGGACCGCTCGCCGTGCGGCACCGGTACCTCGGCGCGGCTGGCGCAGCGCTTTGGCCGCGGCCTGATGCAGCCGGGCGACGTGCTGGTGCACGAAAGCCTGATCGGCAGCCAGTTCACCGGCACCATCGAGGCTGTTACCGAAGTAGCCGGCATGCCGGCCATCATCCCCGGTATTGCCGGCTGGGCGATGAC
- a CDS encoding dihydrodipicolinate synthase family protein — translation MAHLWTGVFPAVTTKFHADESLDLAATVSHIQWQLDCGADGIIVCGSLGEASTLTADEKISILKAAKEVAGNKPVLLTVAEDSTRAAAALAQAAHAAGADGIMLLPAMRYVSDERETLNHYQRVADASPLPIMIYNNPVAYGVNITPEMYAQMAAEPKFVAIKESSGDIRTLTNVINAVGSRFAIFSGVDDLALESLLMGADGWVAGLVVAFPKETVAIYKLARAGRVEEARAIYRWFAPLLHLDVSMKLVQNLKLAEAMVGVGSEHVRAPRLPLAGAERERVQAIIAAGIASRPALPAL, via the coding sequence ATGGCACACCTCTGGACTGGCGTTTTCCCCGCCGTTACCACCAAATTCCACGCCGACGAAAGCCTGGACCTGGCCGCCACGGTCAGCCACATCCAGTGGCAGCTGGATTGCGGCGCCGACGGCATTATTGTTTGCGGCTCGCTGGGCGAAGCGTCCACCCTCACCGCCGATGAAAAAATCAGCATTCTGAAAGCGGCCAAGGAAGTGGCCGGCAACAAGCCGGTACTGCTGACCGTGGCCGAAGACAGCACCCGCGCCGCCGCCGCGCTGGCGCAGGCCGCGCACGCTGCCGGTGCCGACGGCATCATGCTGCTGCCGGCCATGCGCTACGTGTCCGACGAGCGCGAAACGCTGAACCACTACCAGCGCGTGGCCGACGCCAGCCCGCTGCCGATCATGATCTACAACAACCCGGTGGCTTACGGCGTCAATATCACGCCCGAGATGTACGCGCAGATGGCCGCCGAGCCGAAGTTCGTGGCGATCAAGGAATCCAGCGGCGACATCCGCACGCTGACCAATGTGATCAACGCGGTGGGAAGCCGCTTTGCCATCTTCAGCGGCGTGGACGACCTGGCGCTGGAAAGCCTGCTGATGGGCGCCGACGGCTGGGTGGCAGGCCTGGTGGTGGCGTTCCCGAAAGAAACGGTGGCTATCTACAAGCTGGCGCGCGCCGGCCGCGTGGAAGAGGCCCGCGCCATCTACCGCTGGTTCGCGCCGCTGCTGCACCTGGACGTGTCGATGAAACTGGTACAAAACCTGAAGCTGGCCGAGGCCATGGTGGGGGTGGGCAGCGAGCACGTGCGCGCGCCGCGTCTGCCGCTGGCCGGTGCCGAGCGCGAGCGGGTACAGGCCATTATTGCTGCCGGTATTGCCAGCCGCCCGGCGCTGCCAGCGCTGTAA
- a CDS encoding aldehyde dehydrogenase family protein, which translates to MFCNLIDGQWRGSGHAIVNRNPSDLHDVVGEFAAASADDMRDAVAAARAALPGWRAITVQQRADILDAAGSEILARKQELGTLLAREEGKTLAEAVGEVARAGQIFKFFAGEALRGHGEWLDSVRPGVEVAISREPVGVVGLITPWNFPIAIPAWKAAPALAFGNTVVLKPAELVPASSWALADILQRAGLPDGVFNLVMGSGRVLGPAMLEAGIDALSFTGSQATGQALAAACAASGIKLQLEMGGKNPLLVADDARLEQAVECAINGAFYSTGQRCTASSRLIVCAGIYDAFVARLTERTAALRVGHALAPDTQIGPVASEAQLAANLRYVAQGQAEGATLLCGGDALQLATPGYYQQPALFADCTAQMAISREEIFGPVAAVLRADSYEHALALANDTPYGLAAGICTQSLALATHFRRHAEAGMVMVNLPTAGVDYHVPFGGRKGSSLGPREQGRHAVEFYTTVKTAYLGL; encoded by the coding sequence ATGTTCTGCAACCTGATAGACGGGCAGTGGCGCGGCAGCGGCCACGCCATCGTCAACCGAAACCCTTCCGACCTGCACGACGTGGTGGGCGAGTTTGCCGCGGCCAGCGCCGACGATATGCGCGACGCGGTAGCCGCGGCGCGGGCGGCGCTGCCGGGCTGGCGTGCCATCACGGTGCAGCAGCGCGCCGACATTCTGGACGCGGCCGGTAGCGAAATCCTGGCGCGCAAGCAGGAGCTGGGCACGCTGCTGGCGCGCGAAGAGGGCAAGACCCTGGCCGAGGCGGTGGGCGAGGTGGCCCGCGCTGGCCAGATCTTCAAGTTTTTTGCCGGCGAGGCGCTACGCGGCCACGGCGAGTGGCTGGATTCGGTGCGCCCCGGCGTGGAGGTGGCAATTAGCCGCGAGCCGGTGGGCGTGGTGGGGCTGATTACGCCATGGAACTTCCCCATCGCCATCCCTGCCTGGAAGGCCGCGCCGGCGCTGGCTTTCGGCAATACCGTGGTGCTGAAGCCGGCCGAGCTGGTGCCGGCCAGCAGCTGGGCGCTGGCGGATATTCTGCAGCGTGCCGGCCTGCCGGATGGTGTGTTCAACCTGGTGATGGGCAGCGGCCGCGTGCTGGGCCCGGCCATGCTGGAGGCCGGTATCGATGCGCTGAGCTTTACCGGCTCGCAAGCCACCGGCCAGGCGCTGGCCGCTGCCTGCGCCGCCAGCGGCATCAAACTGCAGCTGGAAATGGGCGGCAAGAACCCGCTGCTGGTGGCCGACGACGCCAGGCTGGAGCAGGCGGTGGAGTGCGCGATCAACGGCGCGTTTTATTCCACCGGCCAGCGCTGTACCGCCAGCAGCCGGCTGATCGTGTGCGCCGGTATTTACGATGCCTTCGTGGCGCGGCTGACCGAGCGTACCGCCGCCTTGCGGGTGGGGCACGCGCTGGCACCGGACACCCAGATCGGCCCCGTAGCCAGCGAGGCGCAGCTGGCGGCCAACCTGCGCTATGTGGCGCAGGGGCAGGCTGAAGGCGCTACCTTGCTGTGCGGCGGCGACGCTTTGCAGCTGGCCACGCCCGGCTACTACCAGCAGCCGGCGCTATTTGCCGACTGCACGGCGCAGATGGCCATCAGCCGCGAAGAAATTTTCGGCCCGGTGGCGGCGGTATTGCGCGCCGACAGCTACGAGCACGCACTGGCGTTGGCCAACGACACGCCGTATGGCCTGGCCGCCGGCATCTGCACCCAATCGCTGGCGCTGGCCACTCATTTTCGTCGCCACGCCGAGGCCGGCATGGTGATGGTGAACCTGCCCACTGCCGGCGTGGACTACCACGTGCCGTTTGGCGGCCGCAAAGGCTCCAGCCTGGGCCCGCGCGAGCAGGGCCGCCACGCGGTGGAGTTCTACACCACCGTGAAAACCGCTTATCTCGGCCTGTAG
- a CDS encoding GntR family transcriptional regulator, protein MSTQQETGSQSLVQVATEAIRQRILAGEWADGGQLRQEALSRQLGMSRVPIREALRQLEAEGLVTINENRGAVVAQLSLPEIVELLRVRVLLECDVLLEAIPRQTSADIAEAEALLGQFEVALRNKDIGAWGILNAQFHLALYRAAGRSQTQAIIEQLHNRTDRYTRMQILLTGFSDRAHHEHSQLLALCKQKDAISAAAFLRQHILHAEEALEAWYRAHEVVPKPRRGRKPAAG, encoded by the coding sequence ATGAGTACACAGCAGGAAACAGGTAGCCAGAGCCTGGTGCAGGTGGCCACCGAGGCGATCCGCCAGCGCATTCTGGCGGGAGAGTGGGCCGATGGCGGCCAGCTGCGGCAAGAGGCGCTATCGCGCCAGCTGGGCATGAGCCGGGTGCCGATCCGCGAGGCACTGCGCCAGCTGGAGGCCGAAGGGCTGGTAACGATCAACGAAAACCGCGGCGCGGTGGTAGCGCAGCTATCGTTGCCCGAAATCGTGGAGCTGCTGCGCGTGCGCGTGCTGCTGGAATGCGACGTGCTGCTGGAGGCGATACCGCGCCAGACCAGCGCCGACATTGCCGAAGCCGAGGCGCTGCTGGGGCAGTTTGAAGTAGCGCTGCGCAATAAGGACATCGGTGCCTGGGGCATCCTCAATGCCCAGTTTCACCTGGCGCTGTACCGCGCCGCCGGCCGCAGCCAGACGCAGGCCATCATCGAGCAGTTGCATAACCGCACCGACCGCTACACCCGCATGCAGATCCTGCTGACCGGTTTTAGCGACCGCGCCCACCACGAACACAGCCAGCTGCTGGCGCTGTGCAAGCAGAAAGACGCCATTAGCGCAGCGGCCTTCCTGCGCCAGCACATCCTGCATGCGGAAGAGGCGCTGGAGGCGTGGTACCGCGCCCACGAGGTGGTGCCCAAGCCGCGCCGGGGCCGCAAGCCTGCTGCGGGCTAG
- a CDS encoding sensor domain-containing diguanylate cyclase encodes MPVYEALNALSTPVWIVSPQTGEALFANQAATVLAKGRSVSELRLGSLSARPQVRLADYTPPMLAREQVVEIWTFQRHGQAVSLPCRLTLLSMGEHAGAILVEALASGDAMLHGWPPEEPCLSSPRQDSEVRGFYEILFRTNSAPMLLIDPQADGRILDANEAATRFYGYPRDVFAGKHTWEINEAGRSILPVMQAVASLPGGHKPLNFVHRLADGSLRNVQTYAGPVVLDGRRLMLCVVHDITEQEQLKRELEQAALRDPLTGLWNRRHMMAQLEQALAGKRAHDNAFCLILLDVDHFKLVNDSYGHQAGDRLLVALAHTLTSRLRESDTLCRWGGEEFLLLLPSTRQDSAQQLAGILRQTVAAMTHDDLPGITISQGVVQHQPGESLHSLVSRVDTALYQAKNAGRNVVVTG; translated from the coding sequence ATGCCTGTTTATGAAGCGTTGAATGCACTGAGTACCCCGGTATGGATTGTGTCACCCCAAACCGGCGAGGCGCTTTTTGCCAATCAGGCTGCCACTGTCCTGGCAAAGGGGCGCAGCGTCAGCGAGCTGCGCCTGGGTAGCCTGTCGGCGCGGCCGCAAGTCAGGCTGGCGGACTACACCCCGCCCATGCTGGCACGCGAGCAGGTGGTGGAAATCTGGACATTCCAGCGCCACGGCCAGGCGGTGTCTTTGCCGTGCCGGCTTACCCTGTTAAGCATGGGCGAACACGCCGGGGCCATTCTGGTGGAGGCGCTGGCGTCCGGCGATGCCATGCTGCACGGTTGGCCGCCGGAGGAGCCGTGCTTGTCCAGCCCACGGCAAGACAGCGAGGTGCGCGGTTTTTACGAAATACTGTTCCGTACCAACTCGGCCCCCATGTTGCTGATCGACCCGCAGGCCGATGGCCGTATCCTGGACGCCAACGAGGCGGCCACGCGGTTTTACGGCTACCCGCGTGATGTGTTTGCCGGTAAGCACACGTGGGAAATCAATGAGGCCGGGCGCAGCATATTGCCGGTGATGCAGGCCGTGGCCAGCCTGCCTGGCGGCCATAAGCCGCTGAATTTTGTGCACCGCCTGGCCGATGGCAGCCTGCGCAATGTGCAAACGTACGCCGGCCCGGTGGTGCTGGATGGCCGCCGGCTGATGCTGTGCGTGGTGCACGATATTACCGAGCAGGAGCAGCTCAAACGCGAGCTGGAGCAGGCGGCACTGCGCGACCCGCTAACCGGTTTATGGAACCGGCGGCACATGATGGCGCAGCTGGAGCAGGCGCTGGCAGGCAAGCGGGCGCACGATAATGCCTTTTGCCTGATCTTGCTGGATGTCGATCACTTCAAGCTGGTGAACGATAGTTATGGTCACCAGGCCGGCGACCGCTTGCTGGTGGCGCTGGCGCACACGCTGACCTCGCGTTTGCGCGAGAGCGATACCTTGTGCCGTTGGGGAGGCGAGGAATTCTTGCTGTTGCTGCCGTCCACCCGGCAGGACAGTGCACAGCAGTTGGCTGGCATCCTGCGCCAGACGGTAGCCGCCATGACGCACGATGATTTGCCAGGCATTACCATCAGCCAGGGCGTGGTACAGCACCAGCCAGGCGAAAGCCTGCACAGCCTGGTAAGCCGCGTGGATACCGCGCTGTACCAGGCCAAGAACGCGGGGCGCAATGTCGTGGTAACGGGTTAG
- a CDS encoding BLUF domain-containing protein, producing the protein MLVRLLYASRSSQPHTAALLETILAQSHAHNPARGITGILCYSGDIFMQVLEGSRAEVSALYNSIAKDPRHHDVEILMLEEISQRRFAGWTMGQVNLAKVNPSLLLRYSEKPQLDPFRLTGSCSLALLEELIATAAIVGRNH; encoded by the coding sequence ATGCTTGTTCGCCTGCTCTACGCCAGCCGCAGCAGCCAGCCGCACACTGCGGCACTGCTGGAAACCATCCTGGCCCAGTCCCATGCCCATAACCCGGCCCGTGGCATTACCGGCATCCTGTGCTACAGCGGCGATATTTTCATGCAGGTTCTGGAAGGCAGCCGGGCCGAAGTCAGCGCGCTGTACAACAGCATCGCCAAAGACCCGCGCCACCACGACGTGGAAATCCTGATGCTGGAAGAAATCAGCCAGCGCCGCTTTGCCGGCTGGACCATGGGCCAGGTGAACCTGGCCAAGGTCAACCCCAGCTTGCTATTGCGCTACTCGGAAAAACCGCAGCTGGACCCGTTCCGCCTCACTGGCAGCTGCTCGCTAGCCCTGCTGGAAGAGCTGATTGCTACTGCCGCCATCGTTGGCCGCAATCACTAA
- the folE gene encoding GTP cyclohydrolase I, with the protein MSQDSTQHNAPTYVPVSARIRERIRGAKRRFHANDNIAEFIQPGEMDELLEEVQSRMKDVLDSLVIDTESDHNTQDTARRVAKMYLNEVFKGRYVSQPPVTEFPNAERLNELMIVGPITVRSACSHHFCPIMGRVWIGVMPNEHSNLIGLSKYARLAEWIMSRPQIQEEAVIQLANLLMDKMNPDGLAIVMEADHFCMHWRGVKDMDSKMINSVMRGVFLTNPDLRREFLSLLPNKKA; encoded by the coding sequence GTGAGCCAAGACAGCACCCAGCACAACGCCCCGACTTACGTACCGGTATCCGCACGTATCCGCGAGCGCATCCGCGGCGCAAAACGCCGTTTTCACGCTAATGACAATATTGCCGAGTTCATCCAGCCCGGCGAAATGGACGAGCTGCTGGAAGAAGTGCAGTCCCGCATGAAAGACGTGCTGGACAGCCTGGTGATCGACACCGAAAGCGACCACAACACGCAGGACACCGCGCGCCGTGTGGCCAAGATGTACCTGAACGAAGTGTTCAAGGGCCGCTATGTCAGCCAGCCGCCTGTTACCGAATTCCCCAACGCCGAACGCCTGAACGAGCTGATGATCGTCGGCCCCATCACCGTGCGCAGCGCCTGCTCGCACCACTTCTGCCCCATCATGGGCCGGGTGTGGATAGGCGTGATGCCCAACGAGCACAGCAACCTGATCGGCCTGTCCAAGTACGCCCGTCTGGCCGAGTGGATCATGAGCCGCCCGCAAATCCAGGAAGAAGCCGTGATCCAGCTGGCTAACCTGCTGATGGACAAAATGAATCCGGACGGCCTGGCCATCGTGATGGAAGCCGACCATTTCTGCATGCACTGGCGCGGCGTCAAGGACATGGATTCCAAGATGATCAATAGTGTGATGCGAGGCGTGTTCCTGACTAACCCGGACCTGCGCCGCGAGTTCCTGTCCCTGCTGCCCAACAAGAAAGCCTGA
- the fliW gene encoding flagellar assembly protein FliW has product MLFNSSLLGEVDVDENTIITFAHGLPAFENCTRFKLFHDADRNNPRVYWLQSLDNPDVLFSVTDPSRLGIRYEVLLSDEEIATLALARPEDAMVLLIVYRELNSQETNPVLAQLRANVRSPLIINLATLRGMQKSNLECDIVFHNT; this is encoded by the coding sequence ATGCTGTTCAATTCCAGCCTGCTGGGCGAAGTAGACGTCGACGAAAACACCATCATTACTTTTGCACATGGCCTGCCAGCCTTTGAGAACTGCACCCGCTTCAAGCTGTTTCACGATGCGGACCGCAATAACCCGCGCGTGTACTGGCTGCAATCACTGGACAACCCGGACGTGCTGTTTAGCGTAACCGACCCCAGCCGCTTGGGTATTCGTTACGAGGTACTGCTATCCGACGAGGAAATCGCCACCCTGGCACTGGCACGCCCGGAAGACGCCATGGTGCTGCTGATTGTGTACCGTGAGCTCAACAGCCAGGAGACCAACCCCGTGCTAGCCCAGCTGCGCGCCAATGTACGCAGCCCGCTGATCATCAACCTGGCCACGCTGCGCGGCATGCAAAAGTCCAATCTGGAATGCGATATCGTATTCCACAACACCTGA
- a CDS encoding ferritin-like domain-containing protein, whose protein sequence is MSDTLSLYPAIEAALMCDCIVAKPAQAQALYRQWLAAGYVRAGGPLYPVPAPGRPARPQLVAATDVPRRGLGSVEGRAALLHAIAHIEFNAINLALDAAWRFRAMPDAFVEDWLRVAAEEAQHFLLLQHRLAALGYAYGDFPAHNTLWDMAVQTDHDVLTRMALVPRVMEARGLDAVPPIQRRLAIIGDHDSAAVLATILQEEVGHVRIGNYWFTTLCDARGLEPLATFRSLLGQYHVALLRGEMNRSARLEAGFTEFELSMLEDFSVTRQRTGTRSKHEQAV, encoded by the coding sequence ATGAGCGACACCCTTTCCCTGTATCCGGCAATCGAGGCCGCACTGATGTGCGACTGCATCGTGGCCAAGCCCGCGCAGGCGCAAGCCTTGTACCGCCAATGGCTGGCGGCTGGTTATGTGCGTGCCGGTGGCCCGCTCTACCCGGTGCCGGCACCGGGCCGGCCGGCGCGCCCGCAGCTGGTGGCGGCTACCGATGTGCCACGGCGGGGGCTGGGTAGTGTCGAGGGGCGTGCGGCACTGTTGCACGCTATCGCGCATATCGAATTCAACGCCATCAACCTGGCGCTGGATGCCGCCTGGCGCTTCCGCGCTATGCCGGACGCCTTTGTGGAAGACTGGCTGCGCGTGGCGGCAGAAGAGGCGCAGCATTTTTTGCTGTTGCAGCACAGGTTGGCCGCACTGGGTTACGCCTATGGCGATTTCCCCGCGCACAACACCTTGTGGGACATGGCGGTACAAACCGACCACGACGTGCTGACGCGCATGGCGCTGGTGCCGCGGGTGATGGAGGCGCGCGGTCTGGATGCCGTACCGCCGATACAGCGCCGGCTGGCCATCATCGGCGACCACGATAGTGCGGCGGTACTGGCCACCATCCTGCAAGAAGAAGTCGGCCACGTGCGCATCGGCAATTACTGGTTTACTACGCTGTGCGATGCGCGCGGGCTGGAACCCCTGGCCACCTTTCGCAGTCTGCTGGGCCAGTACCATGTGGCACTGCTGCGCGGCGAGATGAACCGCAGCGCCCGGCTAGAGGCCGGTTTTACCGAATTTGAACTGAGCATGCTGGAAGACTTTAGCGTTACCCGGCAGCGTACTGGTACACGGAGCAAGCATGAACAAGCTGTTTGA
- the yegQ gene encoding tRNA 5-hydroxyuridine modification protein YegQ → MKAPELLLPAGTLDKMRAAYDFGADAVYAGQPRYSLRARNNDFKLEELRIGIEEAHARGKKLFVASNILPHNSKIKTYMADMEPVIEMKPDALIMADPGLIMMVRERWPHVPIHLSVQANTTNYMGVKFWQKMGVERIILSRELSLDEIAEIRQECPDMELEVFVHGALCIAYSGRCLLSGYFNHRDPNQGTCTNACRWDYKVHDTQGDDAGDVKPQKIDFDFGKALEEANQSFSSCGSQQRHPLADKTYLIEEANRPGELMPIIEDEHGTYIMNSKDLRAVEQVEKLVKIGVDSLKIEGRTKSLYYVARTAQTYRRAIDDAVAGRPFDYSLLAELEGLANRGYTPGFLERHQTQEHQNYLSGHSIAKQSQYVGDVMEVDADGWALIDVKNRFAVGDRVEIIHPSGNRTVELTEMTRNGEATSVAPGNGVKVKIPGMAGMEKALLARLL, encoded by the coding sequence ATGAAAGCACCCGAACTGCTCCTGCCCGCCGGTACGCTGGACAAAATGCGCGCCGCCTACGACTTTGGCGCCGATGCCGTGTACGCCGGCCAGCCGCGTTACAGCCTGCGCGCCCGCAACAACGACTTCAAGCTCGAAGAGCTGCGCATCGGCATCGAAGAAGCCCACGCCCGTGGCAAGAAGCTGTTTGTGGCCAGCAACATCCTGCCGCACAACAGCAAGATCAAGACCTATATGGCCGACATGGAGCCGGTGATCGAGATGAAGCCGGACGCGCTGATCATGGCCGACCCCGGCCTGATCATGATGGTGCGCGAACGTTGGCCGCATGTGCCTATCCACCTGTCGGTGCAGGCTAATACCACCAACTACATGGGCGTGAAGTTCTGGCAGAAGATGGGCGTGGAGCGCATTATCCTGTCGCGCGAGCTGAGCCTGGACGAAATCGCCGAAATCCGCCAGGAATGCCCGGACATGGAGCTGGAAGTGTTCGTGCACGGCGCGCTGTGCATTGCCTACTCCGGCCGCTGCCTGCTGTCCGGCTACTTCAACCACCGCGACCCGAACCAGGGCACCTGTACCAACGCCTGCCGCTGGGACTACAAAGTGCACGACACCCAGGGCGACGACGCCGGTGACGTGAAGCCGCAAAAGATCGACTTCGACTTTGGCAAGGCGCTGGAAGAAGCCAACCAGAGCTTCTCCTCCTGCGGTAGCCAGCAGCGCCACCCGCTGGCCGACAAGACCTACCTGATCGAAGAAGCCAACCGCCCCGGCGAGCTGATGCCCATCATCGAAGACGAGCACGGCACCTACATCATGAACTCCAAAGACCTGCGTGCCGTCGAGCAGGTGGAGAAACTGGTGAAAATCGGTGTGGACTCGCTGAAAATCGAAGGCCGCACCAAGAGCCTGTACTACGTGGCGCGTACCGCCCAGACCTACCGCCGCGCCATTGACGACGCGGTGGCCGGCCGCCCGTTCGACTACAGTCTGCTGGCCGAGCTGGAAGGCCTGGCCAACCGCGGTTACACCCCGGGCTTCCTGGAGCGCCACCAGACGCAAGAGCACCAGAACTACCTGTCTGGCCATTCCATCGCCAAGCAAAGCCAGTACGTGGGTGACGTGATGGAAGTGGACGCCGACGGCTGGGCGCTGATCGACGTGAAAAACCGCTTTGCCGTGGGCGACCGCGTGGAAATCATCCACCCTAGCGGCAACCGCACCGTCGAGCTCACCGAAATGACCCGCAACGGCGAGGCCACCAGCGTGGCACCAGGTAACGGCGTGAAGGTGAAGATCCCGGGCATGGCCGGTATGGAAAAAGCCCTGCTGGCACGCCTGCTGTAA
- a CDS encoding MBL fold metallo-hydrolase, giving the protein MKHGIAAALAALTLVACGSGQPPAGSPPHHTADGYQNLYPFHQPGLGDILRWRWEEWTGPEVVQRPERIPRVQPDLAWLAANRSTASYTWLGHASGLLQLGGKNVLIDPIFSERVSPLQWLGPRRYLPVPATLAQLPRIDVVLISHNHFDHLDRDSIDALLAQPGGQPQFVVPLGIDAWLRERGATRITALDWWQSAELGGLQYTATPAQHWSKRSLSDTNETLWAGWAVKGQGKTVWYSGDTGYQQALFTDIGRRLGTIDLALLPVGAYLPRWFMASQHVDPLQSVQMFRDVKAHQAVGIHWGVFALASEAVDAPLDDLPAARRQLGVSEQAFRLLPLGGTLRLP; this is encoded by the coding sequence ATGAAGCATGGCATCGCCGCGGCACTGGCCGCCTTGACGTTGGTTGCGTGCGGTAGCGGCCAACCGCCAGCGGGAAGCCCGCCGCACCACACCGCCGACGGCTACCAGAACCTGTACCCCTTCCACCAGCCGGGGCTGGGCGACATCCTGCGCTGGCGCTGGGAAGAGTGGACCGGCCCCGAGGTGGTGCAGCGCCCCGAACGCATCCCGCGCGTACAGCCGGACCTGGCCTGGCTGGCGGCCAACCGCAGCACCGCCAGCTATACCTGGCTGGGCCACGCCAGCGGCCTGCTGCAGCTGGGCGGGAAGAACGTGCTGATCGACCCGATTTTTTCCGAGCGCGTGTCGCCGTTGCAGTGGCTGGGCCCGCGCCGCTATCTGCCGGTACCGGCCACGCTGGCGCAGCTGCCGCGTATCGACGTGGTGCTGATCTCGCATAACCATTTCGACCACCTGGACCGTGACAGCATCGACGCCTTGCTGGCGCAGCCCGGCGGCCAGCCGCAGTTCGTGGTGCCGCTGGGTATCGATGCCTGGCTGCGCGAGCGTGGCGCTACCCGCATCACCGCGCTGGACTGGTGGCAAAGCGCCGAGCTGGGCGGCCTGCAGTACACCGCTACACCGGCGCAGCACTGGAGCAAGCGCAGCTTGAGTGATACCAATGAAACGCTGTGGGCCGGCTGGGCAGTAAAAGGGCAGGGCAAGACGGTGTGGTACTCGGGCGATACCGGCTACCAGCAAGCATTGTTTACCGACATCGGCCGCCGCCTGGGCACGATAGACCTGGCGCTGTTGCCGGTGGGGGCCTACCTGCCGCGCTGGTTCATGGCGTCGCAACACGTGGACCCGCTGCAGTCTGTGCAGATGTTCCGCGACGTGAAGGCGCACCAGGCGGTGGGCATACACTGGGGCGTGTTCGCGCTGGCCAGTGAGGCAGTCGATGCACCGCTGGACGACCTGCCGGCGGCACGGCGCCAGCTGGGTGTAAGCGAGCAAGCGTTCCGCCTGCTACCGCTGGGCGGTACGCTGCGCTTGCCATAA